One region of Thermoflexus sp. genomic DNA includes:
- the rplI gene encoding 50S ribosomal protein L9, translated as MKVVLLRDVPNLGRAGEVKEVADGYARNFLIPKGLATPATEGLIRHAVETRQAAEQRRIRQLSTAQEKAARLQGAAVTIRARAGQGDRLYGAITSQQIAEAIAQQLGVEVDRRRIELEAPIRTLGTHPVKVRLGPEISAQVQVVVEREA; from the coding sequence ATGAAGGTGGTGCTGTTGCGGGATGTGCCGAACCTCGGGCGGGCCGGCGAGGTGAAAGAGGTCGCCGACGGCTACGCGCGCAATTTCCTGATCCCCAAAGGCCTGGCCACGCCAGCTACCGAAGGCCTCATCCGCCACGCGGTGGAAACCCGCCAGGCTGCCGAGCAACGCCGGATCCGCCAGCTGAGCACGGCTCAGGAAAAGGCCGCCCGGCTCCAGGGAGCCGCGGTGACGATCCGGGCTCGGGCCGGGCAGGGCGATCGGCTCTACGGCGCGATCACGAGCCAGCAGATCGCCGAGGCCATCGCTCAACAGCTCGGGGTGGAGGTGGATCGACGGCGGATCGAGCTGGAGGCCCCCATCCGCACTCTGGGCACCCACCCGGTAAAGGTGCGGTTGGGGCCGGAGATCTCCGCCCAGGTCCAGGTGGTGGTGGAACGGGAGGCATAA
- the lipB gene encoding lipoyl(octanoyl) transferase LipB, with protein sequence MKGWWSKLGTVEYTAAWALQRALAEARAARQIPDTLLLLEHPHVFTLGRSARPEHILWDEGERARRGVAVVVTDRGGDVTYHGPGQVVGYFILDLPALGLDKVAFVRRIEQMLVETLARFGIAAGTIPGAPGVWVQPDALSRCAWCPPHLRQAPAKIAAIGARVDARGITTHGFALNVCPDLTYFTGIVPCGITDKGVVSMAMFWGEPEDEAERARQLATVQEALARSFGEVFGLEVEPVDPARLWALMEVHELRR encoded by the coding sequence ATGAAAGGCTGGTGGTCCAAACTGGGCACCGTGGAATACACGGCCGCGTGGGCGCTGCAGCGAGCGCTGGCGGAGGCGCGCGCAGCCCGGCAGATCCCGGATACGCTGCTCCTGCTGGAGCATCCCCACGTGTTCACCCTGGGGCGTTCGGCCCGCCCCGAGCATATCCTGTGGGATGAGGGGGAACGCGCCCGTCGGGGGGTCGCCGTGGTGGTCACCGATCGCGGCGGCGACGTCACGTATCACGGCCCGGGCCAGGTCGTCGGCTATTTCATCCTGGATCTCCCGGCTCTGGGTCTGGACAAAGTGGCCTTCGTCCGCCGGATCGAGCAGATGCTGGTGGAGACCCTGGCCCGCTTCGGCATCGCCGCAGGGACGATCCCCGGAGCCCCCGGGGTGTGGGTGCAGCCGGATGCGCTGAGCCGATGCGCCTGGTGCCCGCCCCATCTGCGGCAGGCCCCCGCGAAGATCGCGGCGATCGGCGCGCGCGTCGATGCGCGGGGGATCACCACGCATGGGTTCGCCCTCAACGTGTGTCCGGATCTCACCTACTTCACCGGCATTGTCCCTTGCGGCATCACGGATAAGGGCGTGGTCTCGATGGCGATGTTCTGGGGGGAACCCGAGGATGAGGCCGAGCGGGCCCGGCAATTGGCCACGGTCCAGGAAGCCCTCGCCCGTTCCTTCGGGGAGGTGTTCGGGCTGGAGGTGGAGCCCGTGGACCCCGCTCGCCTCTGGGCGCTGATGGAAGTTCATGAGCTGCGCCGTTGA
- a CDS encoding CoA-transferase subunit beta — translation MDYTPEEMMIIAAARMLRDGEVVFVGIGWPNLACNLARRLHAPNLVLIYEAGVIGARPRRLPLSIGDPALVSGALAVLPMFDLFAFYLQRGRIDVGFLSGAQVDRFGNLNATVIGAYHRPQVRLPGSGGAAEIAAWAGRFYVITPHERRRFPERCDFRTAPGFLEGWGSRQRAGLSGGGPAAVITDLGILTPDASGELVLSAIHPGIPVETVQERTGWPLRIAPDLAVTPPPAPEELAVLRALRAQPRKGDG, via the coding sequence ATGGACTACACGCCGGAGGAGATGATGATCATCGCCGCCGCCCGGATGCTTCGGGACGGCGAGGTGGTGTTCGTGGGGATCGGATGGCCAAACCTAGCTTGCAATCTGGCCCGGCGCCTCCACGCCCCGAACCTCGTTCTGATCTACGAGGCCGGCGTCATCGGCGCCCGTCCCCGCCGCCTCCCCCTTTCGATCGGCGATCCCGCGCTGGTGAGCGGGGCGCTGGCTGTCCTCCCGATGTTCGATCTGTTCGCCTTCTACCTGCAACGAGGGCGGATCGACGTGGGCTTCCTGAGCGGGGCCCAGGTGGATCGCTTCGGGAACCTGAACGCCACGGTGATCGGAGCGTATCACCGGCCCCAGGTCCGGCTGCCCGGATCGGGGGGTGCCGCAGAGATCGCCGCGTGGGCGGGCCGTTTCTATGTGATCACCCCTCATGAGCGGCGTCGCTTCCCTGAACGTTGCGATTTCCGCACCGCGCCCGGTTTCCTGGAAGGATGGGGAAGCCGACAGCGGGCCGGGCTCTCCGGGGGCGGGCCGGCAGCGGTCATCACGGATCTGGGCATCCTCACTCCAGATGCCTCCGGGGAACTGGTGCTGAGCGCGATCCATCCGGGAATCCCCGTGGAAACGGTGCAGGAGCGAACGGGATGGCCTCTCCGAATCGCCCCGGATCTGGCGGTCACGCCGCCGCCCGCCCCGGAGGAGCTGGCCGTATTACGCGCGCTACGGGCCCAGCCACGAAAGGGGGATGGATGA
- a CDS encoding sulfurtransferase: protein MATYADPLALVDTEWVAQHLQDPKVRIVEVDYDPASAYHLGHIPGAVLFDWRKDLNDPVRRDILSKEAFEALNSRAGISNDTTVVLYGDFRNWFAAFAFWIYKYYGHADVRLLNGGRKKWIEEKRPLTEEVPSYPPTTYRAQDPDARLRAHLPYVLNVLGKRGVALVDVRSPAEFTGEITAPPEYPNEAAQRGGHIPGAVNIPWSKALNDDDTFKDAESLRRIYEEAGVTPDEEVITYCRIGERSSVTWFVLRHLLGYPNVRNYDGSWSEWGNTIGVPIER, encoded by the coding sequence ATGGCGACGTATGCGGATCCGTTGGCCCTGGTGGACACCGAGTGGGTGGCGCAGCACCTGCAGGACCCGAAGGTGCGGATCGTGGAGGTGGATTATGACCCGGCCAGCGCCTATCATCTGGGTCACATCCCGGGCGCTGTGCTCTTCGACTGGCGGAAGGATCTGAACGACCCGGTGCGGCGGGACATCCTGAGCAAGGAGGCCTTCGAGGCCCTCAACAGCCGTGCGGGGATCTCCAACGACACCACTGTGGTGCTTTACGGGGATTTCCGGAACTGGTTCGCGGCCTTCGCCTTCTGGATCTACAAGTATTACGGCCATGCGGATGTGCGGTTGCTGAACGGCGGCCGCAAGAAGTGGATCGAGGAGAAGCGCCCGCTCACTGAGGAAGTCCCTTCGTATCCTCCAACCACCTATCGGGCTCAGGATCCGGACGCCCGGCTGCGGGCGCATCTGCCCTACGTCCTGAACGTACTGGGCAAGCGCGGGGTGGCCCTGGTGGATGTGCGTTCCCCGGCGGAGTTCACCGGGGAGATCACCGCTCCGCCGGAGTATCCCAACGAGGCGGCCCAGCGGGGCGGCCACATCCCTGGGGCGGTGAACATCCCATGGTCGAAGGCCCTGAACGACGATGACACCTTCAAGGATGCCGAGTCCCTGCGCCGGATCTATGAGGAGGCAGGGGTCACCCCGGACGAGGAGGTGATCACCTATTGTCGCATCGGGGAGCGTTCTTCGGTGACCTGGTTTGTGTTGCGCCATCTGCTGGGCTACCCCAATGTCCGCAACTATGACGGTTCCTGGTCGGAGTGGGGCAACACCATCGGCGTTCCGATCGAGCGCTGA
- a CDS encoding DUF4242 domain-containing protein: protein MLVLIEAAPTVPSGPETAARTLGSLAQALRARGERLVEAQVAADRSRFFLIIEASEVGAAEQAVREVGLEVRLAKPVRLVGQEVEEISRSPSAVDFIVEWNFPPGLTMEAYLARKRANSPRYALVPEVRFLRTYVCEDMSKCICFYEAEREEDVRRAREVVEAPVDAIIRVDREFDPGLSDRSVAGGAG from the coding sequence ATGCTGGTTTTGATCGAGGCAGCGCCGACGGTTCCCAGCGGTCCAGAGACGGCGGCTCGAACTCTGGGATCTCTTGCTCAGGCCTTGCGGGCCCGAGGAGAGCGCCTGGTGGAGGCCCAGGTCGCAGCGGATCGCTCCCGTTTCTTTCTGATCATCGAGGCCTCCGAGGTGGGGGCCGCCGAGCAGGCCGTGCGGGAGGTGGGGCTGGAGGTTCGGCTGGCTAAGCCGGTGCGTCTGGTCGGTCAGGAGGTTGAAGAGATCTCCCGAAGCCCCTCGGCTGTGGACTTTATCGTGGAATGGAATTTCCCTCCCGGGCTGACGATGGAAGCCTATCTGGCTCGCAAGCGCGCCAATTCCCCGCGCTACGCGCTGGTCCCGGAGGTGCGGTTCCTGCGCACCTATGTTTGCGAGGATATGAGCAAATGCATTTGTTTCTATGAGGCCGAGCGGGAGGAGGATGTCCGGCGAGCCCGGGAGGTGGTGGAAGCCCCCGTGGATGCGATCATCCGTGTGGATCGGGAGTTCGACCCGGGGCTTTCCGATCGAAGCGTTGCGGGAGGGGCAGGATGA
- a CDS encoding helix-turn-helix domain-containing protein, with the protein MGIGEQLRAAREARGISLEEAAAGTRIKRIYLEALENEAFSLLPSPAHARGFLRRYARWLGLDETALLAEWDGMPTAVPPAQPSRMPSMFELTRIPARPALPWRPLASIGLAILLLAGVLGLARGPWRVRSLGLPPAPTVPGAASLPLATSTPVSAAPAPALRLEVEASEHVWIRIRADDQVVYQGLLRPGETRTWEARSSLQLETGNAAALQVRINGRPESPLGGRGEIVRRTWSR; encoded by the coding sequence GTGGGGATCGGGGAGCAGTTGCGGGCAGCCCGGGAAGCCCGGGGGATCTCCCTGGAGGAAGCGGCGGCAGGAACCCGGATCAAACGCATCTATCTGGAGGCGCTGGAGAACGAGGCCTTCTCGCTTCTCCCCAGCCCCGCCCATGCGCGGGGATTCCTGCGCCGCTACGCCCGGTGGCTGGGGCTGGATGAGACCGCGCTCCTGGCCGAATGGGATGGGATGCCGACGGCCGTCCCCCCAGCCCAACCTTCCCGCATGCCCTCCATGTTCGAACTCACCCGCATCCCGGCCCGCCCTGCTCTTCCATGGCGACCCCTTGCCTCCATCGGCCTGGCGATCCTGTTGCTGGCCGGCGTCCTCGGGCTGGCCCGTGGGCCATGGCGGGTTCGATCGCTGGGGCTTCCTCCAGCACCCACTGTGCCCGGAGCGGCATCCCTTCCGCTCGCTACTTCTACCCCCGTATCCGCAGCCCCCGCGCCAGCGCTCCGCCTTGAAGTGGAGGCCAGCGAGCACGTGTGGATACGGATCCGGGCCGATGATCAGGTGGTCTATCAAGGCTTGCTGCGACCGGGGGAAACCCGAACCTGGGAGGCCCGCTCGTCTCTGCAACTGGAGACCGGGAACGCTGCGGCCCTCCAGGTGCGCATCAATGGGCGCCCGGAGAGCCCCCTGGGCGGGCGGGGGGAGATCGTGCGCCGAACATGGTCCAGGTGA
- a CDS encoding sulfurtransferase TusA family protein, translating to MARIVRTVDLRAGIELCTDSPIGRVQQALAGLGPEEAVAVWVKGYADEFTVTAWARRNGYAVLEVQREGEEARILLGVSPELEKEM from the coding sequence ATGGCACGGATCGTGCGGACCGTGGATCTGCGGGCGGGGATCGAGCTGTGCACGGATTCCCCGATCGGACGGGTTCAGCAAGCCCTGGCCGGCCTAGGGCCGGAGGAGGCGGTGGCGGTGTGGGTGAAAGGCTACGCCGACGAGTTCACCGTCACCGCATGGGCGAGGCGGAATGGATATGCGGTCCTGGAGGTGCAGCGGGAGGGTGAGGAAGCCCGCATCCTGCTTGGGGTTTCCCCCGAGCTGGAAAAGGAGATGTGA
- a CDS encoding S1C family serine protease: MREEEPLDAYSQTVIRVVEQVGPAVVSIRPAGAPRRHRAIEPMGSGFFITPDGYLLTNSHVIRHIRDPEVTLIDGRTFPARLIGEDPYTDLAVLRVERGETFPAARLGDSSRLRLGQLVVAIGNPLGFHFTVSAGIISGLGRALQGPGGQVIEDIIQTDAALNPGNSGGPLVDSRGEVIGVCVATILGAENIAFAIPSYTAEWVAALLIKEGRIRRAYLGIVVQIRPIAWPASATGLEILEVDPRGPAAQAGLQEGDVLIRIGEQPVKSLGELHRFLAHWPPGRPVELQVMRQHQLRTFTVIPREAPGSRR; the protein is encoded by the coding sequence ATGCGCGAAGAGGAACCGCTGGATGCGTATTCCCAGACAGTGATCCGTGTGGTGGAGCAGGTCGGCCCGGCGGTGGTCAGCATCCGGCCGGCCGGTGCCCCTCGAAGGCACCGGGCGATCGAGCCGATGGGCTCCGGTTTCTTCATCACCCCGGATGGCTATCTCCTGACCAACAGCCATGTGATCCGCCACATCCGGGATCCCGAGGTGACATTGATCGATGGCCGCACCTTCCCCGCCCGCCTCATCGGCGAGGATCCTTACACCGATCTGGCCGTCCTGCGGGTGGAGCGCGGGGAAACCTTCCCGGCCGCGCGGCTGGGCGACTCCTCCCGTCTGCGCCTGGGACAGCTGGTCGTGGCCATTGGCAATCCCCTGGGCTTCCACTTCACCGTGTCGGCCGGGATCATCAGCGGCCTGGGGCGAGCGCTCCAGGGCCCGGGGGGGCAGGTGATCGAGGATATCATCCAGACCGACGCAGCCCTCAACCCGGGGAACTCCGGCGGCCCTCTGGTCGATAGCCGGGGCGAGGTGATCGGCGTGTGCGTGGCCACGATCCTGGGGGCGGAAAACATCGCCTTCGCCATCCCCAGCTATACAGCGGAGTGGGTCGCAGCGTTGCTGATCAAAGAAGGCCGCATCCGCCGGGCTTACCTGGGGATCGTGGTCCAGATCCGCCCCATCGCATGGCCGGCTTCCGCCACCGGCCTGGAGATCCTGGAAGTGGATCCCCGGGGGCCGGCGGCTCAGGCCGGGCTTCAAGAAGGGGATGTCCTGATCCGGATTGGGGAGCAACCTGTGAAGAGCCTGGGGGAGCTGCACCGATTCCTGGCCCACTGGCCTCCGGGACGCCCCGTGGAGCTCCAGGTGATGCGACAGCATCAGCTCCGGACGTTCACGGTGATCCCGCGGGAGGCGCCCGGATCCCGACGATGA
- a CDS encoding C45 family peptidase → MNLPAPYRFLELTGTHRAIGEAMGHLDPPFRRPPWWPSPPDPELAEACRRLVARWHPPLIEEYEGYAAAQGLDSRFLWQQVCRTSMRARLFACSAVAWWSPEGVWVGRNYDFQPIQRRRDLIGLRPEGGMASLGMMGSVPGGRYDGVNEAGLFVSLHAVMADEPPPRPGIPFHLVPRILLERCRSAGEAVELLLRMPHMLPMNFLIADPREGFAVEVHPLGVAVRAPENGILTVTNHYDHPALRAYHGPRDLRFSIRRKEQLVKRIASAGAPPWERLRQALSDHEAPVCGHRPGFATLWSVIAGLHQRTVEYAFGPPCQTPFHRFPWPASLLKDQG, encoded by the coding sequence ATGAACCTGCCTGCTCCTTATCGCTTTCTGGAGCTTACGGGCACGCATCGGGCCATCGGGGAAGCGATGGGCCATCTCGACCCGCCGTTCCGCCGTCCGCCCTGGTGGCCTTCGCCCCCGGATCCGGAGCTGGCGGAAGCCTGCCGCCGGCTGGTGGCCCGCTGGCATCCTCCCCTGATTGAGGAATACGAGGGCTACGCCGCGGCCCAGGGGTTGGATTCCCGATTCCTCTGGCAGCAGGTCTGCCGGACCTCCATGCGCGCCCGCCTGTTCGCCTGTTCCGCTGTGGCATGGTGGAGTCCAGAGGGGGTGTGGGTGGGGCGGAACTACGATTTCCAACCCATTCAACGTCGACGGGATCTGATCGGGTTGCGACCGGAGGGAGGCATGGCCTCCCTGGGGATGATGGGCAGCGTCCCCGGCGGCCGCTACGATGGGGTCAATGAGGCGGGTCTCTTCGTCTCCCTGCACGCCGTGATGGCCGATGAGCCCCCGCCTCGGCCCGGGATCCCCTTCCATCTGGTTCCTCGCATTCTGCTCGAGCGCTGCCGATCGGCCGGGGAGGCGGTCGAGCTGCTGCTGCGGATGCCCCATATGCTTCCCATGAATTTCCTGATCGCCGATCCCCGCGAGGGGTTCGCGGTAGAGGTCCATCCGCTCGGCGTGGCCGTGCGCGCCCCGGAGAACGGGATCCTGACGGTGACGAACCACTATGACCATCCGGCGTTGCGGGCGTATCACGGCCCCCGGGATCTGCGATTTTCCATTCGACGGAAGGAACAACTGGTGAAGCGGATCGCCAGCGCGGGCGCGCCGCCCTGGGAACGCCTGCGCCAGGCGCTGAGCGATCATGAGGCCCCCGTCTGCGGTCACCGCCCCGGGTTCGCCACCCTGTGGTCCGTGATCGCAGGTCTCCACCAACGGACCGTCGAATACGCCTTCGGGCCGCCATGTCAAACTCCATTCCATCGCTTCCCCTGGCCCGCTTCCCTTCTGAAAGACCAGGGGTGA
- a CDS encoding ABC transporter ATP-binding protein: MSLLSAEGLSKSYSVRGRRVPVLLRVSLEVPAGQVLAVLGPSGAGKSTLLRLLAGLETPDEGEVRLRGEPIRAGHPELALMFQDPCLLPWLSVQENVHFGVRFMGLSGAESRRRVEEALAWVGLQEFADWYPHQLSGGMAQRVALARALARHPRVLLLDEPFSALDPPARHALGELIRRAAGEGIGVVLVTHDVEEAIRLADEVIVLTAGPGRVFMYQPLHGWEAPHRILRRALELATADGWASHRALAFPFTTGFR; the protein is encoded by the coding sequence ATGAGCTTGCTGAGCGCGGAAGGGTTGTCGAAAAGCTATTCCGTCCGAGGGCGCCGGGTGCCGGTGCTCCTGCGGGTTTCCCTGGAAGTTCCGGCAGGTCAGGTGCTGGCGGTGTTGGGGCCCAGCGGGGCAGGGAAATCCACCCTCTTGCGTCTGCTGGCTGGGCTGGAGACCCCCGACGAGGGGGAGGTCCGACTTCGGGGAGAGCCGATCCGGGCAGGTCACCCGGAGCTGGCGCTGATGTTCCAGGACCCCTGTTTGCTGCCCTGGCTTTCGGTGCAGGAGAACGTCCATTTCGGGGTTCGATTCATGGGGCTGTCGGGAGCGGAGTCCCGGCGGCGAGTTGAGGAAGCGCTGGCGTGGGTGGGGCTCCAGGAGTTCGCGGATTGGTATCCCCATCAGCTTTCGGGGGGAATGGCGCAGCGGGTGGCGCTGGCCCGGGCGTTGGCCCGTCACCCCCGGGTGCTTCTGCTCGATGAGCCCTTCAGTGCCCTGGATCCGCCCGCTCGTCACGCCTTGGGGGAGTTGATCCGGCGAGCCGCCGGAGAGGGGATCGGGGTGGTCCTGGTCACCCACGACGTGGAGGAGGCGATCCGGCTGGCGGATGAGGTGATCGTTCTCACGGCAGGCCCCGGTCGGGTGTTCATGTATCAGCCTCTGCATGGATGGGAAGCGCCCCATCGGATCCTGCGCCGCGCTCTGGAGCTCGCAACGGCCGATGGTTGGGCTTCTCATCGTGCGCTCGCCTTCCCGTTCACCACAGGTTTCCGTTAA